The Gordonia mangrovi genome includes the window GGACCGATCGGCCGGATGAGCGTCTTCACCAACGGATACGGTTGTACCAGCGAATAATTCAGCGGTGTGCCGACCGCGGTGATCGACCGGACGGGCAGGTCGGGATGTGCTGCTGCAGTGAGGAACGCGACGGTGCCGCCCAGGCTCCATGCGGCGAGGTCTACTGTGCTCGAAGTGTCGCCGTAGTCGGCGAGTACTTGTCCGATAGCGTCGGGGACGATGTCGTCGCAGAAGTCCTCGAATCCGAGATAGCGGTCGGCGTAACCCATCTCGCCGAAGTCGACCACGTACGGGATGCGTCCGGTCGCCAGCACTGCCGCGACCACCGACATGTCCGGCGCGAGGTCGTAGCAGCGGGCCGGGACTGCAAGTGGCGGGATCAGCAGGACTGGTGGGCGTCCTGCACTGAGAGCCGCATCGACGTCGTCGGTGGTTCCGTAGCGGCGTAGCGTCCGATGCCGCCCCTCGGAAAGGGTGACGTGCGAGGTGGGCTGGTCATCGGCCACGCGTTCACCGCGCGTCAGGCGGTAAAGGGTACGGACACCGTCGAGCATGGGCACCTTCCGGTCTCGTTGGGACACGGGGTGTGATCGTACGGGAGGCTTGCCGTGACTGAAAACGGCCCCGTGAGGGCGATCCGAGGGGATATCCCCTCGGCGCCACCCCACGGGGCCGATTTCAGTCAGGCTGCGGTGCGACCGCGATCTACAGACCCAGATCCCGGCCGATGATGTCCTTCATGATCTCGGTGGTGCCACCGAAGATCGTCTGGATGCGAGAATCGGTGTAGGCGCGGGCAACCCGGTATTCGTTCATGTAGCCGTAGCCGCCGTGCAGCTGCACGCACTGGTCGATGACGCGCTTGGCCAACTCGGTGCACCACCACTTGGCCTTGGAGGCGTCGACCGCGGTGAGCTCGCCGTCGACGACGGCCTGCAGGCAGCGGTCGATGTACTGCTCGGCGATGTCGAGTTCGGTGGACATCTCGGCGACGACGAACCGGTTGTGCTGGAAGGTGCCGATCGGCTTGCCGAAGGCTTTGCGGTCCTTGACGTACTGCAGCGTCTCGTCAAATACCGCGCGTGCGCCGGCGATGGCGCCGACGGCGATCGACAGTCGCTCCGAGGGGAGGTTCTGCATCAGGTGGTAGAAGCCCTTGTTCTCCTCGCCGAGGAGGTTCTCCCGCGGGACGCGCACGTCGGTGAAGTGCAGTTCGGCGGTATCGGCGGCCTTCAGGCCCATCTTGTCGAGCTTGCGTCCGCGCTCGAACCCCTCCATGTCGCGCTCGACGACGAGCAGCGAGAAAGCCTTGTGCCCGGCGGCCGGATCAGGATTGGTGCGGCACACCACGACAACCAGGTCGGAGTTGATGCCCGCCGAGATGAAGGTCTTGTTGCCGTTGAGGATGTAGTGGTCGCCGTCGAGCTTGGCAGAGGTCTTGATGCCGGCGAGGTCGCTACCGGCGCCGGGCTCGGTCATCGCGACCGCGAGGATGGTCTCGCCGGTGGCCATCCCGGGCATCCAGCGCTTGCGTTGTTCGTCGTTGGCCAGGTGCAGGAAGTACGGGACCAGAACATCGTTCTGCAGGCTCAGACCCGGTGCCGCACTGCCGAAACGCGCGAACTCCTCGACAACGACCGCGTTGAATCGGAAGTCGTCGTCCACGCCGCCTCCGCCGAACTCCTCGGGGATGTTGAAACCGAGCAATCCGGCCTCGCCCGCTTTGGCATATGCCTCGCGGTCGACCTGTCCCGCGGCTTCCCACTTCTCGACGTGCGGTGCGCACTCGCGGGTCAGGAACTCGCGTGCGGTCTGGCGGAGCTGTTCGTGTTCGGCTTCGAAGACGGTGCGTTTCATGGTGAACTCCTTCGTGTTTAGGGTCTGAGATTGCTACGCAGGATCAGGTGGGTCAGGTCGGCGGGCGAGATCCCACCGCCCGCAGCGACGTCGCGGCATAGGACGCCGCGACCTGCGCCGGGCTTCGTGCGCCCTCGGGGCGGTACCAGGTGGTGACCTCTTGGCAGGCGCCGAGCAGATACCGCAACACCTCTCGGACATCGCCCGGGATCTGGAAATCGCCGGTGGCGATGCCGCGCTCCAGGACATCTGCCAGCAGGTCCTCCATCTCGGTACGCATGCCCACATAGTGCTGACGATGCGGGTTGTCGGTGTCGAGATAGCGCAATTCTCTGCCGACACTGGCCAACTGCAGGTCGGCGGTCATGTGCAGCACGATCGTCTCGATCGCGTTGGACAGCTGTTGGCGCGGTGTGTCGCCGTCGGCGATGGCCGCGCGCACCCGATTGAGCACCGACGACATGCCGGCCTCGAGCAACGCCACCAGGATGCCCTGCTTGTTGTCGTGGTGGTAGTAGAGCGTGGGCAGGGAAACTCCGGCGCGCGAAGCGATGTCGCGGATCGACGTGCCGTGGAAGCCGCGTTCGTGGAATGCGTCCTTGGCTGCCACCAGGGTGACCGGCAGGTGTAGCGGTTCGATCTGGCGCCAGTCGCCCGATGCGGCCGTAACCGCATCGGGCTCACCGGTCGCCGCGGTGGACACGGTGTCAGACACGCTCGATGATCGTGGCATTCGCCATGCCCGCGCCCTCGCACATGGTCTGCAGGCCGTACCGGCCCCCGGTCGCCTCGAGATGGTTGACCAGAGTGCTCAGCAGGCGGGTGCCCGAGGAACCGAGCGCGTGGCCGAGCGCGATCGCGCCGCCGCGCGGGTTGAGCTTGGCGGGGTCGGCACCGAACTCGTTGGCCCAGGCCAGCGGCACCGGCGCGAAGGCCTCGTTCACCTCGTAGGCGTCGAGGTCGTCGATGGTCAGGCCCGAGCGCTCGAGGATCTTGCGGGTGGCCGGAATCGGCGCGGTGAGCATGAACACCGGGTCGTCGCCGGCCAGTGAGAACGAGTGGAACCGTGCACGCGGCGTGAGACCGAGCTTGGCGGCCATCGTGTCACTCATGATCAGCGCACCCGACGCACCATCGGTGAGCGGCGACGAGTTGCCGGGGGTGATGTGCCAGTTGATCTCCGGGAATCGCTTGGAGTACTCCTCGGAATAGAACGACGGCTTCAGGCCGGACAGGCCCTCGGCGGTGGTCGTGGCGCGCACCGTCTCGTCGACGGTGTGGGTGATCTTCTCGCCGTCGGTGGTGGTGACGTCGATCGGGATGATCTCCCGATCGAAGAAGCCGTCGGCGGCGGCCTGCGTGGCCCGGCGGTGCGATTCCGCGGCGAAGGTGTCGAGCGTCTCGCGCTCGAGCTTCCACTTGGCCGAGATCAGCTCGGCCGAGATGCCCTGGCCGACGAGTCCGTCGGGGTAGCGCGCGGCGATACTCGGGCCGTACGGGCTGCGACCCACGGTGGTGAAGCCCATCGGCACGCGGCTCATCGACTCGACGCCGGCGGCGATCACCACGTCATAGGCGCCGGCGATCACGCCCTGCGCTGCAAAGTGCGCGGCCTGCTGACTGGAGCCGCACTGGCGGTCGACGGTGGTGGCGGGTACCGATTCGGGGAAGCCGGCCGACAGCAGAGCGGTGCGGGAGATGTTGAGTGCCTGCTCGCCGGCCTGGCCGACGCAGCCGCCGATGACATCGTCGACAAGGGCGGGGTCGACGTCGTTGCGCTCGACCAGGGTGCGCAGCACGTGCGCGAGCAGCTCGACGGGCTGGGTTTCGGACAACGCGCCGCCCGGCTTGCCCTTGCCGGAGGCAAGGCGGACGACGTCGACGATGACGGCTTCGGGCATGTGGGTCCTCCCAGGTGTGATGAGTCGATCGGCTGATGACACGCCGGAAGGCGCCCCGATCTAACGCTCGTTCTACCTGTTTAGCACGCCCGAACCCGCCGAATCAACAGATCGGCGGGTTCGGTGGGGTGGGACTTCGCTAGATGGCGCCCTGGTCCGCTTCGCCGGCGGGAACGGCGGTGAAGGTCTTGACGTCGAGGGGGCCGGCGAGCAGGTTGCCGATGGCCTTGCCGAGTTCGGCGAGCGCCTCGGCCTGTCCGTGGGTGGCGAGTGCCTCCATCGATTCCCACTTCTCGATCATCACCAGATCGGTCGAATCGCCGGTCGCCTCGTGCAGCGCGTATGTGTGGCAGCCGGGTTCGGCGTGCACCTTCGGGATCGCGGTGAGCACGGCTTCCTTGACGGCCGCTTCTTCGCCGGGCTTGGGTGAGATGGTGGCGACGACGATCACTGGCGACATGCGGTCTGGCTCCTGATGGTTGAGTTCTGGCACGACTTCCGCTGACGTTAGGGCACGCGGGGCAGCCGGTTACTGCCTTCCGCGGAATCGAGCGGAGTGCGGGTCCGCTGCGGGTCACGTCCCGCCGAGGTAGGCGACGATGGCGTTGGTCAGGCCCCGCTGTGCCTCGTCGAGGTCGGAATAGGTGCCCAGCCGCGCCTCCGATACGAGTCCCCTCATCGCCCCCGGAATGAAGGCGGCGACTTCGCGCACCCGCGCAGGATCGACATCGAGGTCGGCGAATGCCTTCTGGCAGGCGCGCGCCCACTTGTCCTTCCACGATGCGAGTTCGGCGGCCGTCTGCGGATAGAGCCGTTCGAGTTCGGCCGGGTCCCTCGGCAGGGCGGCGCGCAGGTGTTCGATGGCCCGCGCTTCCCTGGAGGTCAGGCCGAGGAACAGCGTTTCGACGATCTCGGCCACGCGCTCCGGCAGGGGGGCGGTGTTGTTCTCGCGGTAGGGAAGCTCGCCGCGATGCTCGGCCGTCCGATGCAATACCGCCGCCCACAACCCGTCGACATCGCCGAACTGATACTTCACGGTGCCCCAGGTGGCGCCGATCTCCTTGGCGATCCGGTTGGCCGACACCGCGCCCGGTTCCCCGGAGGCCAGTGCGGTCACCGCGGCGTCGAGCATCGCCTCACGTGTCGAGCGTCCGCGACGGTTGGTGCGCCGGCCCGAGGCTGCGGCGTCGGTGCTCATGACGCCTGATCCTAACCGCGCCACAGCTGTGGCCTCGGTCCGTACGATCGGGTGTATGAGGGAATCGGACGGCGAATACTACGTCACGGCCGACGAGCTGAAGGCGTTCTGGGAATCGGGCCGCAAGTACTGGTACATGCGCGAGGACGGTTCGGCCGATCTGTACTCCGACCACCTCGACATCACCCACGGGTGGCCGATCTACCTGCGGGACCGCGACGATGAGTGGCTCGCGACGTGGGATGGGAACTTCCAGAAGGCGGTCGAGGAGGAGCTCAACCCCAATCTCATCCGGCATTTCGAAGAGCTGCTGACCCAGGGGAACTGGCCGCACGAGCAGGACTGAGCAAGCACCGGTCACCCGCCCACGGCGGTATCAAGTCAACCCCAAGTGGGGCCTGCCACGCTTCTCGGCACACACCAACCGAGGAGAATCATGACCGTCGCCGACCCGTCCGCCAATCCCATCTCCGACCGTCGACCGGTGCCGACAAGGACCGTGGGCATCGCGCTGGCCTGCAGCGCCCCGATCTGGGCGATCAGTGTCGCCGCTTTCGGCGACCACGAGGGTTTCGGTGCAGCCTCGATGTTCGCCGGTGTCGCCGCACTCGCCTTCCAGCTCTCGGTACTCGGGTTGCTGTCGGTGCAGATGCGAACCCAGGCGATGGGAGAGGGCCGCGTGGCCGAGGCGGGCTACCGCGCCGAGTTCCTTCTGATCGGAGGCGCGCTCGTGTCGACGATTCTCGACATGTTCTGGCTGATCCACGAGTCCGTTGTCTGGATGATCTTCGACATCTGCTGGCCGCTGTCGATGCTCGGCATGGCGATCATCGGCATTCGCGTCGCCATCGCGGGCCGGTGGACCGGCGGGCTGCGCTGGCAGGCGCTGTTCGCGCAGAGCTGGCTGGTGTGGGCGTTGCCACTGGGTGCCATTCCGGGTGTGGGGCTCTGGGGTGCCGTCGCGCAGACGATCCTCGGCTACGGCGGCCTCGGTGTACTGCTGGCCCGTACGCAGGCGTTCGGCGGGCAGAAACCGGTATCGCATAACCCCCTGTCATAGTTTCGTAGAACCCACTATGGTTCTTCTCGGAGGTGCGACGGCCGAGAGGAGAGCCGATGGCCAGAACCCCGCTGTCGATGGAGCCGACCGGGTGGTTTCAGGTCGCATGGTCGGCCGAGATTCCTGTCGGCGCCGTGCGCAAGATGAAGTACTTCAACCGGGAGATGGTGGCGTGGCGCTCGGCGTCGGGGGCGGTGGCCGTGTTCGACGCCTACTGCGAGCATCTCGGTGCGCACCTCGGCTACGGAGGGCATGTGGCGGGAGAGAACATCGTCTGCCCGTTCCACGGCTGGGAGTGGAACCGCGAGGGCCGCAACGTCTGCATCCCGTACGAGAAGCATCCCAACAAGGGGCGTCGCATCCGCAGCTATCCGGTTGTCGAACGCAACGAGGCGGTCTGGATCTGGTACGACGTCGAGGGACGACCGCCGACGTTCGACGTCCCGGACATCTTCGGCGACTTCGACGACGACCGAACGGCTGATGACTACTATCCGCCGATCGCGGCCGCCACGCTCTTTCGTGAGGGCCTCGAGATCCATCCGCAGTACATCATGGAGAACGGCGTCGATTTCGCGCACTTCACGTTCGTGCACAAGACGCCGTTCATGCCGGAGTTCACCCGACACGACTTCAGTGGTCCGGTATCCTATGTCGACTTCACCATCGCTTTCGACGAGGGCGCAACCCTCGAGAATGCCACCAGCGGCGTGGAATCCATCAACGCCGGCCTGGGCTGTTCGGTGACCAAGAGCTGGGGGATGGTCGACAACCGGACGATGCCTGCGGTCACCCCCGTCGACGACCACACCTCCGATGTGCGGTTCACGGTGTGGATCGGACGCAAGCCGGGTGAGGAGTCCGGTCCGATCTCCGACTACGGCAAGACGATGGCCGACTTCGTCATCGAACAGTTCGAGGCCGACATCGAGATCTGGGCGCATCAGCGGTATTCCGACCCGCCCGCTTTGTCGCGCAAGGAGTACCAGGGCTTCACGGCATTGCGCGCCTGGGCCACCCAGTTCTATCCGGACGGTCCGACGACGCCCGTCGGCACCGGTGACCGAAAGGCGATGTGATGACCGCTCCCGCACCGAGAATCCGCGTGTTCCAGGTGGCCACCGGCAACGTCGGTACCGAGATGATCGGCCGGATCGCCGGCCACCCCGACCTGGAATTGGTGGGCCTGCACTGCTATTCGCCGGACAAGATCGGACGCGATGCCGGTGAGATCGTGGGCGCCGACCCCATCGGCGTCATCGCGACGGGAACCGTGGCGGAGATCATCGCGGCGGCGCCCGACGTGCTGACCTTCCACGGCGTCTTCCCCGACGAGGAGCTGTATGTGCAGGTGCTGGAGGCCGGCATCAACATCGTGACCACCGCGGACTGGATCACCGGCTTCCACCGCGACACCAACCATCCCCACCCGAGTGGGCGCAAGACCACCGAGGTGATCGAGGAGGCCTGTCAGGCAGGCGGTGCCACCTTCTACGGCACCGGTATGAATCCGGGTGCCGCGCAGGTGATCGCGGTGGCGCAATCGATGGATGTCGCCGACATCGAGAATGTCACGGTCACCGAGTCGGTGGACGTGTCGTGTCATCATTCGGCGGAGACCTGGCAGGCGGTCGGCTACGGCCGTCGGGTCGACGATCCGACGATCCCGGACTCGTTGCGTCGCTACACCGAGGTGTTCGCCGACTCGGTGTACCTGATGGCGGACTGTTTCGACCTCGACCTCGACGAGGTCGCCTTCAGCTACGAGCTCGGCGCCTGCACCAAGGATGTCGATCTGGGGTGGTACTTTCTGCCGGCGGGATCGCTGGGAGCCAACTACATCACGTATCAGGGCATGGTCGACGGCGTGGCGCGCGTGGAGACCCACCTCGAATGGCAGATGACGCCCTTCACCGATCCGGCGTGGGACATCAAAGGCTGCTACATCACCCACATCACCGGCGATCCGTCGGTCTACTCCAAGCACATGATCTTCCCGAAAGCCGGTGTGGACCTGTCGGACCCGTCGTCATTCGCATCGATCGGGATGACAGTGACCGGTCTGCCGGCGCTGAACGCCATCGCGTCGGTGGTCGCGGCCCGGCCGGGCATCCTGACAAGTGCGGACATGCCGTTGCGGGGGTTCGCGGGTCGGTTCAGGCTCTGACCGCGCGTATCGTCAACCTCATGGCCAGAACCGTTGCGAAAGCCGATGTCGTCGACCGCACCGCACTCCTGGAGTTCCTCCGGCCGCGGCACCGGATGATCCTCAGCACTGTCCGCGCCGACGGGACGCCGCAGTTGTCGCCGGTCACCGGGGGCGTCGACGAGGCCGGCCGGATCGTCATCTCGACCTATCCGGGTCGGGCGAAGGCCGTCAACCTCCGCAACACCCCCGTCGCGAGTGTCTGTGTGCTCTCCGACGAGTGGAACGGGCCGTGGGTGCAGGTCGACGGGGACGCCGAAGTGCTGGACATGCCCGAGGCCGAGAA containing:
- a CDS encoding alpha/beta hydrolase; this translates as MLDGVRTLYRLTRGERVADDQPTSHVTLSEGRHRTLRRYGTTDDVDAALSAGRPPVLLIPPLAVPARCYDLAPDMSVVAAVLATGRIPYVVDFGEMGYADRYLGFEDFCDDIVPDAIGQVLADYGDTSSTVDLAAWSLGGTVAFLTAAAHPDLPVRSITAVGTPLNYSLVQPYPLVKTLIRPIGPAPVTYALKAMGGIPAPLVRLGYRATAWEREIKKPGYILRNADNTEALARMQVIDWFQETLPGYPGKLAEQMWENLVFRDEIAGGVLRFGDRSIDLTSIALPIQLFGSHRDAIVSWGAARHGVEIFADSPEVHFTTVETSHLGLIAGSEATAQTWPRVDEFLAGLDRVGA
- a CDS encoding acyl-CoA dehydrogenase family protein, which translates into the protein MKRTVFEAEHEQLRQTAREFLTRECAPHVEKWEAAGQVDREAYAKAGEAGLLGFNIPEEFGGGGVDDDFRFNAVVVEEFARFGSAAPGLSLQNDVLVPYFLHLANDEQRKRWMPGMATGETILAVAMTEPGAGSDLAGIKTSAKLDGDHYILNGNKTFISAGINSDLVVVVCRTNPDPAAGHKAFSLLVVERDMEGFERGRKLDKMGLKAADTAELHFTDVRVPRENLLGEENKGFYHLMQNLPSERLSIAVGAIAGARAVFDETLQYVKDRKAFGKPIGTFQHNRFVVAEMSTELDIAEQYIDRCLQAVVDGELTAVDASKAKWWCTELAKRVIDQCVQLHGGYGYMNEYRVARAYTDSRIQTIFGGTTEIMKDIIGRDLGL
- a CDS encoding TetR/AcrR family transcriptional regulator; translated protein: MSDTVSTAATGEPDAVTAASGDWRQIEPLHLPVTLVAAKDAFHERGFHGTSIRDIASRAGVSLPTLYYHHDNKQGILVALLEAGMSSVLNRVRAAIADGDTPRQQLSNAIETIVLHMTADLQLASVGRELRYLDTDNPHRQHYVGMRTEMEDLLADVLERGIATGDFQIPGDVREVLRYLLGACQEVTTWYRPEGARSPAQVAASYAATSLRAVGSRPPT
- a CDS encoding thiolase family protein; this encodes MPEAVIVDVVRLASGKGKPGGALSETQPVELLAHVLRTLVERNDVDPALVDDVIGGCVGQAGEQALNISRTALLSAGFPESVPATTVDRQCGSSQQAAHFAAQGVIAGAYDVVIAAGVESMSRVPMGFTTVGRSPYGPSIAARYPDGLVGQGISAELISAKWKLERETLDTFAAESHRRATQAAADGFFDREIIPIDVTTTDGEKITHTVDETVRATTTAEGLSGLKPSFYSEEYSKRFPEINWHITPGNSSPLTDGASGALIMSDTMAAKLGLTPRARFHSFSLAGDDPVFMLTAPIPATRKILERSGLTIDDLDAYEVNEAFAPVPLAWANEFGADPAKLNPRGGAIALGHALGSSGTRLLSTLVNHLEATGGRYGLQTMCEGAGMANATIIERV
- a CDS encoding putative quinol monooxygenase; translation: MSPVIVVATISPKPGEEAAVKEAVLTAIPKVHAEPGCHTYALHEATGDSTDLVMIEKWESMEALATHGQAEALAELGKAIGNLLAGPLDVKTFTAVPAGEADQGAI
- a CDS encoding TetR/AcrR family transcriptional regulator, with amino-acid sequence MSTDAAASGRRTNRRGRSTREAMLDAAVTALASGEPGAVSANRIAKEIGATWGTVKYQFGDVDGLWAAVLHRTAEHRGELPYRENNTAPLPERVAEIVETLFLGLTSREARAIEHLRAALPRDPAELERLYPQTAAELASWKDKWARACQKAFADLDVDPARVREVAAFIPGAMRGLVSEARLGTYSDLDEAQRGLTNAIVAYLGGT
- a CDS encoding Rieske 2Fe-2S domain-containing protein, which translates into the protein MARTPLSMEPTGWFQVAWSAEIPVGAVRKMKYFNREMVAWRSASGAVAVFDAYCEHLGAHLGYGGHVAGENIVCPFHGWEWNREGRNVCIPYEKHPNKGRRIRSYPVVERNEAVWIWYDVEGRPPTFDVPDIFGDFDDDRTADDYYPPIAAATLFREGLEIHPQYIMENGVDFAHFTFVHKTPFMPEFTRHDFSGPVSYVDFTIAFDEGATLENATSGVESINAGLGCSVTKSWGMVDNRTMPAVTPVDDHTSDVRFTVWIGRKPGEESGPISDYGKTMADFVIEQFEADIEIWAHQRYSDPPALSRKEYQGFTALRAWATQFYPDGPTTPVGTGDRKAM
- a CDS encoding NAD(P)H-dependent amine dehydrogenase family protein, whose amino-acid sequence is MTAPAPRIRVFQVATGNVGTEMIGRIAGHPDLELVGLHCYSPDKIGRDAGEIVGADPIGVIATGTVAEIIAAAPDVLTFHGVFPDEELYVQVLEAGINIVTTADWITGFHRDTNHPHPSGRKTTEVIEEACQAGGATFYGTGMNPGAAQVIAVAQSMDVADIENVTVTESVDVSCHHSAETWQAVGYGRRVDDPTIPDSLRRYTEVFADSVYLMADCFDLDLDEVAFSYELGACTKDVDLGWYFLPAGSLGANYITYQGMVDGVARVETHLEWQMTPFTDPAWDIKGCYITHITGDPSVYSKHMIFPKAGVDLSDPSSFASIGMTVTGLPALNAIASVVAARPGILTSADMPLRGFAGRFRL
- a CDS encoding PPOX class F420-dependent oxidoreductase, which translates into the protein MARTVAKADVVDRTALLEFLRPRHRMILSTVRADGTPQLSPVTGGVDEAGRIVISTYPGRAKAVNLRNTPVASVCVLSDEWNGPWVQVDGDAEVLDMPEAENGLVDYFRCISGEHPDWDEYRAAMRMQGKSLIRVAPTRWGPIATGGFPADVAERLDAQEG